A stretch of DNA from Leishmania braziliensis MHOM/BR/75/M2904 complete genome, chromosome 2:
TAGTGGTGACGCGTCAGCGCTCCATCATGAAAGGCGCGGTTGGGTCAGACGAGGTACCCAACAAGAGAGTGGGTAAGTGAgcgcgaaaagaaaaaaaaattgcAATCCAGCGCACCCCGTGCCGTGCAAATCGAGTCGTTTAGGCTGGAGGTGGACTCTTACAGCCATCGGCAATCGAGCCCACCTCCAGCCTAAACTACGCAGATCACACAGTTgatgaaaacaaaaagaaaaaaaaaaacaagagatGACATCAATGTTGCACGTCTTCATTACTACGTGTAAGGGCAGAGCCACACACGACTCCTCGATTACGCATCTCCAACTCCGCTTCCTTGGCGTTGGATTAGATGATTTGAGTAAGTGAACGCACCTCACTGGcatgtgtgggggggggggggggtaatgtgtatgtgtgtactTCATCAAGTAGTCGCATGCAGTGCTTATATGCAGGTGCGAGCACCTCTCTTTGGAGtctgaggggggagggagaccacagagaaagagagagaaatatACGCCGCACGCCTCACTCGACAACCGGATACGTGTCCCCATCACGCTTCACCTTCACATGCGGCACCGTCATGAGCCCGCCCGGCCTCAGCGCGTCATGGTTCCACGCTGTGAGGGTGATGTTGTACACGGCGACACCGTCTTGTATGAACAGTATTCGCGCCTTTGCATTCTCAGGGCGTGCGCCGTGCGACACCCAAAGCATTGGCTGCAAGTCGACCCAGCCTGGGTCCAGCGAGGCATTCATGTTCGCGAGTATCCACTGCGCCCCACGCTCCTGCGCCGCTTTCTCAGCCGCTTCCACCTCGGCTGGCGTGGCACCGCCACGCACCCGGTGCTCTTCTACGAAATAGTACTCGTGTAAGTAAAACATCTCCGCCGGGGTGCAGTAGTGAACTACTACGGACGCCCACGTCACAGTGCCGCGcacctcgcgctgcagcccGTGAAAGCGCGGCGGACCTTCCTCGATGTAGGTGATACGCTCCTTCGGAcagagctgcgcagcacgcgcgcgtccATCGTGGAGGACCTTTCCAATAAAGCGATCCTCTTCGGTCATCGCGGTTCTGGTGTAGATGTCAGCGAAAATGGGGTTAAAGTCGAGCATGGAGAGCCGCACCACGTCCTGTAGTCCGTTGACGCCGTAGGTCTCACGTGGTTTCTCCAACACGACGCGCGCCACCTTTCGAGTCATCGAGTAGTGCACTCCCACAAAATAGGGAACACCTTTGGGCTGCCTCCCCAGCTGGCCCCAGTACACGCATTCGCTCTCTGATGACTGTGTCAGCCGCACCCGAGATGCAGCGGAGGATGACTCACCGCTGACAACCCCCGCGGTAGCCGGTGCTCTGCTGGTGTCATCCATCGAGCTTGCATCGAGttggcggtgccgccgacCACTCACCACGTAGGCAAAATCGCTCACCATCTGCGGCACCTTTATGTAGGTGTCATCGTAGCTCTTGGCGATGAACGGGACGCCAGGGAAGGCGTGGTAAGCGTACTCCAGCCATAGCACTGTCTTCTGGGTCATCCCCACAGCCGTCGCCATCTCCCAGCGACTGCTGCCggcccctcccttctctgctgTCGGTATGCGGTCGGTCAACATGTCAATCCACAGCGCGTTGCCGTGTTGAAGGGCCTCTAGCCAAAGACCGCTCGAAGCCTCACACAAGAAGCGCGTCGCCGCGGTGAAGGCTGGAATGACAGGGAGCCGAAGGTAATCagccagcaccgccagcggtggACGCGGGTTGCCGGGTCCGCTGCGCACCGTTGATGAAGTGGCGTGACCACAGGGCGAGCTCGTGAGATCCGATGTGCGCCACTGGGGTCGGAGAGAcatgcggcgctggcgaTACGAGAAGTCGCCAGGCACCGTGCCTCCTCTGGAGAGCGGCGCGGAAAGTGCGTAGTAGAAGTTGGTTGCGTCGGAGAACTCCTGAGCTGTTGGCCGAAAAAactccgccgcagcagcaggtccGGTGTCTTCATCCTGGCCTATCCATGTTGGGTCCGGTGCCGCCTTGCGCTCCGGCGCGGCGAAGATGTACAGGGGCAGAAGGCGCCCTTGAAAGTGGTTCTCGCGGCGTGCAACGGCCGTGTAGTGGAACCACGTACTGCGCTGCGCGTCTCGCAACTGAGCATGGGAGGTGGTATCAGCAGAGGGGATGCCCATGACGGCAATGTAGGGTGGCGGCCTCACAGCGCCGGCTGgggaggagatgctggtgtgctgcagcCAACGCCAGTGAGGTAGCTCAGCTGCCACATCGATACCGTCAGTcacgctgcgcatcgcaTAGAGCATCGGGCCGATCCGGCCCAGCGGTGCCCCAACGTTGGCAAACACCGCGTATGGGCCGCCCTTCATCATGAGGAACTCCTCCGAAATGACCGTCGTGAGCGGCGCCTTTGCCAGACTGGGTAGGCCGCCATGAAGGTGAGGGCCCCGACCACCCCGATAGTCCTCGAAGTGGCACCCCGGGTGCTGTAACGCCCGCAACCCGGCGAGTTGCCTCGCGTTGTCTTCACTCTGCATTCGTACGAGCCCCTCAGCAGCTCGCTGCACAGCGGGCGCGTACGTGTCGCTGTCCAGGCAATCCTCACAGTTTGCCGGCACTACCCTCAGCGTCCATGATGGAAGGTGGATCCACTTTACCTTTTGGGAGTACGTCAGGCGCATGCGCTGTGGCGCGTCCTCGTGCTGAACCAGGATAGACAGGGTGGCATTCCACCCCGGTACACGCGGCCGACGCAGCAGGTGCGCGACATAACTGCGTAAGCAAACGAACAGAAGTGCGCTGCAGACAAGGCTAAGCAGGAGGAAGGCTCGCAGCCCGAGTAGCCACTTCCGCCCTCGACTGGGCCCTTTCTCTGGCTCTGCACCCCGGGCCGTCCCCCTTCGGTATCGGCCCATCGACAGCCACACTTGCGagcatctcctccaccagtGCATGCACATCCGACGGCGCCAGTTGCTTCCTCTGGCGGTGCTttgcggagcagcagctgctgcagtagACAGCCTAGATGACGAGGACATTAGGTAGAAACAGGCGCCATCCTCTTCACAATCCGCTCTGTCGCGCCTGTAGGGCAGCGAGCTGCCCtccacaacagcagcacctccgggAGCGATACGGTGCCCACCCCAAAGGGGACGAGTGCCTCCGTGAGCCATCGTTGTCTGCCCCGATGCCGGTGCGAGAGACGTCGCCTCTGTCTTCGTCGCCATAAACATGTGAGGTGGCTGCTCAGGCGCCTGAAAGGGTGGTGACGAGCTCACTGAGTAGGCAGAGAAGCCTTGCGAGTCGCATCCTAACGGGTCCTGCGAGGAGGTATCCCTCCGCCTGCCCTGGTCGGCTCTCCGGGTATCCGTGACGCCCCAAGCCGTTGCACTACTGAGCAGAGCACACTTGGCCGTGCTTGGGCTGCCCTTACCGGCGGTGGCATTGCCGCCATCTTCATCGTCGAAGCCGTGTCGGCTCAGCACGCCACCTGAGCCGCTAAGGTGGCTCTGTCGTAAGCGCCTACCATCCGACATTGCAAATCTGATTCGGGGGGGGNNNNNNNNNNNNNNNNNNNNNNNNNNNNNNNNNNNNNNNNNNNNNNNNNNNNNNNNNNNNNNNNNNNNNNNNNNNNNNNNNNNNNNNNNNNNNNNNNNNNCGTCACAAaccttgtctctctcctcctcctcctcccttccgcAGCTTGTGCTGTGGACGGATGTGAGAGGAAAGcacgaaaagagagcggAGAGGCGGGTAgacggagggcgaggagtTCAAGGAGCAGCACCTTGAAGAGAACTGCCTCTCTCACCGAGGGGACTCCCTCGGGGAAGGAGTGGCCGACCACGGTAACAGTAGCTCCGCCTcgcgcgagagagcgagcgagcgagagagagagagagacacagggCGACAAGGGCGGTAACAAACAAGCGAGAAACAGCGTGGGAGTGATGCGTGGTACTGCCGACGTGGATGGAGTCACGGCTGCCGCTTTGGAGTGAGCTGGGGAGGGCGGGGAAATGAGTAAGTCTCTGTCATAAGACAATAACAACTTAGCAGGCCCGTGGCAGCATTACCGGTAAGTCCGCGCTGATGTTCAgcacaggggggggggaggggggagtgggaCGAGtgggacgaggaggagcgcagaggggaagggaggagtACAGAAGCACGGCAAGAGAAATCAAAACAGAGGCACAGTGGCCCATGAGcttcagcgcctccacaAGAAATTCACCGCGCTTGTCCTTCGGCTACGTCATTTTTCATCTCCTCGTGTCTTTCCTGTCAATCCTGCTGGGTGACTCAGTAAAGCGGTTTGCTTCCGTGGCTCATCAGCCGGTATACACCGGGGCAGCACTCacaccggcaccgccgccgcacagccACCACGAGAGGATGAGAACGGCAACAATGTGAAAAGCAAAATACGCCCAAAAAGACACTGAACAACGGCAGTGGCAGAGGAACAAAATCCCCAATCGTTCTCAGCAGAGCGACGGCCGCAGGAGTGGACAGCAGAGCCCTTCGCCCCGCCCCCAAGCCGCGGCACAACACGGCACACGGCGCGGggaccccccacccccacctcgcACGGGAGTCCGGCGAGCCCAATGGCGCCCTGCCCGCGCGCGCCTTCCCGAcacagcgccagcccagACCTGTCCGCCGGCACCCAGCAGCCCGCCCAGCCGTACCACCCGTGGGCAGCCTGTCGTCTGCCTGGCCTCTCCTCACatggagtggaggggggaagggggggagggagtacGAGAGCCGTGGCACCACGCGCCGGAGAGGTGGGTGgccatcctcctcgctcaggggagaaggcggagaaaACGACTGGGAAGCGAGGAAGAGATAGGTAGAGTAAAGGGGGATGAAGCTGTGAGTGATACGTATCAGAGCGCCAGCACCCTCTAATGAATCACGTCCTCACCGCACCAGCGCCCATCCACCTGGTGCTTGACGGGGTCTATACCAGCGTAGTCGTACCACTGTGCTACAGTCCGCTGCTTACCCATCCCGTAGCGGCTCGAGTCCATCACAACGAAGGGGTTTGTGCTATTGGCCGGCACCAGGACCTTCTccgcgtggaggaggtgagccTGGACATAGAACTGAATCCTGCTGCGCACCCGATTCTGCAAGTTGTACCACAGAGCGGACTCGGACCACACTTTCGGCGCTTCCTGACGACCATAGATGTGGAAACACACGCCTCGTGGCGGGGAGTAGAGGTTGTAGCCATGCGTCCACAGCCGCATCGAGTacagcacctcctccc
This window harbors:
- a CDS encoding phosphoglycan beta 1,3 galactosyltransferase, with translation MAHGGTRPLWGGHRIAPGGAAVVEGSSLPYRRDRADCEEDGACFYLMSSSSRLSTAAAAAPQSTARGSNWRRRMCMHWWRRCSQVWLSMGRYRRGTARGAEPEKGPSRGRKWLLGLRAFLLLSLVCSALLFVCLRSYVAHLLRRPRVPGWNATLSILVQHEDAPQRMRLTYSQKVKWIHLPSWTLRVVPANCEDCLDSDTYAPAVQRAAEGLVRMQSEDNARQLAGLRALQHPGCHFEDYRGGRGPHLHGGLPSLAKAPLTTVISEEFLMMKGGPYAVFANVGAPLGRIGPMLYAMRSVTDGIDVAAELPHWRWLQHTSISSPAGAVRPPPYIAVMGIPSADTTSHAQLRDAQRSTWFHYTAVARRENHFQGRLLPLYIFAAPERKAAPDPTWIGQDEDTGPAAAAEFFRPTAQEFSDATNFYYALSAPLSRGGTVPGDFSYRQRRMSLRPQWRTSDLTSSPCGHATSSTVRSGPGNPRPPLAVLADYLRLPVIPAFTAATRFLCEASSGLWLEALQHGNALWIDMLTDRIPTAEKGGAGSSRWEMATAVGMTQKTVLWLEYAYHAFPGVPFIAKSYDDTYIKVPQMVSDFAYVVSGRRHRQLDASSMDDTSRAPATAGVVSGESSSAASRVRLTQSSESECVYWGQLGRQPKGVPYFVGVHYSMTRKVARVVLEKPRETYGVNGLQDVVRLSMLDFNPIFADIYTRTAMTEEDRFIGKVLHDGRARAAQLCPKERITYIEEGPPRFHGLQREVRGTVTWASVVVHYCTPAEMFYLHEYYFVEEHRVRGGATPAEVEAAEKAAQERGAQWILANMNASLDPGWVDLQPMLWVSHGARPENAKARILFIQDGVAVYNITLTAWNHDALRPGGLMTVPHVKVKRDGDTYPVVE